The following are from one region of the Halodesulfurarchaeum sp. HSR-GB genome:
- the dnaK gene encoding molecular chaperone DnaK: protein MASEKILGIDLGTTNSAFAIMEGGDPEIIVNGEGDRTTPSVVAFDDGEKIVGKAAKNQAVQNPENTVQSIKRHMGEDYSVELEGEEYTPEQVSAMILQKIKRDAEEYLDQEVNKAVITVPAYFNDKQRQATKDAGEIAGLEVERIVNEPTAASMAYGLDDESEQTVLVFDLGGGTFDVSILELGGGIYEVVATNGDNSLGGDDWDETIIDWLANDFEKEHGIDLREDRQALQRLKDAAEEAKIELTSRKETTINLPFITATDDGPVHLEKDLTRAKFESLTQDLLERTVDPTEQALEDAGLSKNDVDEVILVGGSTRMPQVQEKVEELTGKEPKKNVNPDEAVALGAAIQGGVLAGEVEDIVLLDVTPLSLGVEVKGGLFERLIEKNTTIPTEESKIFTTAAANQTSVQIRVFQGEREIAEENELLGEFMLSGIPPAPAGTPQIEVTFSIDSDGIVNVSAEDQGSGSKEEITIEGGVGLSDEEIDEMKSEAEAHAEEDRKRRERIEARNEAEGAVQRAETLLEENEEMVDGDLEEDIRVEIETVEEVLEDEDATTEELQEATEALTEALQEIGKQAYQQQQAGAAGAGPGAGAAGAGPGAAGAGPGAAGAADGTDEEYVDADFEDVDESDDE from the coding sequence ATGGCTAGTGAGAAGATTCTCGGTATCGACCTCGGGACCACGAACAGCGCGTTTGCAATCATGGAAGGTGGCGATCCGGAGATCATCGTCAACGGGGAGGGCGACCGGACGACCCCCTCGGTCGTCGCCTTCGACGACGGCGAGAAGATCGTCGGCAAGGCGGCCAAGAACCAGGCCGTCCAGAACCCGGAGAACACCGTTCAGTCGATCAAGCGCCACATGGGCGAGGACTACAGCGTGGAGCTGGAGGGCGAGGAGTACACGCCCGAGCAGGTCTCCGCGATGATCCTCCAGAAGATCAAACGCGACGCCGAAGAGTACCTCGACCAGGAAGTGAACAAGGCCGTCATCACTGTTCCGGCGTACTTCAACGACAAGCAGCGCCAGGCGACCAAGGACGCCGGCGAGATCGCCGGCCTCGAAGTCGAGCGGATCGTCAACGAGCCCACGGCTGCAAGTATGGCCTACGGCCTCGACGACGAGTCCGAGCAGACGGTCCTCGTCTTCGACCTCGGTGGTGGCACCTTCGACGTCTCGATTCTGGAACTCGGTGGCGGCATCTACGAGGTCGTCGCGACCAACGGGGACAACTCCCTCGGCGGGGACGACTGGGACGAGACGATCATCGACTGGCTCGCCAACGACTTCGAGAAGGAACACGGCATCGACCTGCGCGAGGACCGGCAGGCCCTCCAGCGGCTCAAAGACGCCGCCGAGGAGGCCAAGATCGAACTGACCTCCCGCAAGGAGACCACGATCAACCTGCCGTTCATCACGGCGACGGACGACGGCCCGGTTCACCTGGAGAAAGACCTCACGCGGGCGAAGTTCGAATCGCTCACCCAGGACCTCCTCGAGCGGACCGTCGACCCGACCGAACAGGCCCTCGAAGACGCAGGCCTCTCGAAGAACGACGTCGACGAGGTCATCCTCGTCGGCGGGTCCACCCGCATGCCCCAGGTCCAGGAGAAAGTCGAGGAACTGACCGGTAAGGAACCCAAGAAGAACGTCAATCCCGACGAGGCCGTCGCGCTGGGCGCGGCAATTCAGGGGGGCGTACTCGCCGGCGAAGTCGAGGATATCGTCCTGCTCGACGTGACCCCACTCTCGCTGGGCGTCGAGGTCAAGGGCGGGCTCTTCGAGCGACTCATCGAGAAGAACACGACGATCCCGACCGAGGAGTCCAAAATCTTCACGACTGCCGCCGCCAACCAGACTTCGGTCCAGATCCGGGTTTTCCAGGGCGAGCGTGAAATCGCCGAGGAGAACGAACTGCTCGGGGAGTTCATGCTCTCGGGCATCCCGCCCGCCCCCGCAGGCACCCCACAGATCGAGGTCACGTTCTCGATCGACTCTGACGGCATCGTCAACGTCTCCGCGGAGGACCAGGGCTCGGGCAGCAAAGAGGAGATCACCATCGAGGGCGGTGTCGGCCTCTCCGATGAGGAGATCGACGAGATGAAATCCGAGGCCGAGGCACACGCCGAGGAAGACCGCAAGCGCCGCGAGCGGATCGAAGCTCGCAACGAGGCCGAAGGGGCCGTCCAGCGGGCCGAAACCCTCCTCGAAGAGAACGAGGAGATGGTCGATGGGGACCTCGAAGAGGACATTCGCGTCGAGATCGAGACCGTCGAGGAGGTCCTCGAAGACGAGGACGCAACGACGGAGGAGCTCCAGGAGGCCACCGAGGCCCTGACCGAGGCCCTCCAGGAGATCGGCAAGCAGGCCTACCAGCAGCAACAGGCCGGCGCGGCCGGAGCCGGTCCCGGTGCAGGCGCAGCCGGTGCCGGACCCGGTGCAGCCGGAGCTGGCCCGGGTGCCGCGGGCGCTGCTGATGGCACCGACGAGGAGTACGTCGACGCCGACTTCGAGGACGTCGACGAGAGCGACGACGAGTAA
- the dnaJ gene encoding molecular chaperone DnaJ produces the protein MSEDFYSLLGVSRDASEDEIKRAYRQKAAKNHPDVSDDENAEEKFKKLQKAKEVLTDEEKRRMYDQLGHDQFMQADKQGATDSGGRGGRQRAGGDPFGGMGGMGDIFDQFFGGGRGQSRRNRPSKGKDLRTSVTISLEEAYEGVTKQVTINRPETCEACDGRGHPPDAELRTCPECNGRGQVRQVQQTALGRVQQARTCPRCDGQGEIPEEVCSECGGDGTVRNRASLSVDVPAGIKSGQTLRMNGEGAPGDRGAPNGDLLIEVGVEDHPDFERDGDDLHMEQPISFPQAVFGDTIQIETLGGRVEVDVPKGTQSGETLRLRDEGMPHLRGRGHGDLYVHLQVVTPEDLTEEQKAALKQFAEAGGESVEVGEGFLERLRNSL, from the coding sequence ATGAGTGAGGACTTCTACTCGTTGCTCGGGGTCTCCCGCGACGCGAGCGAGGACGAGATCAAACGCGCCTATCGGCAGAAGGCGGCGAAGAACCATCCCGACGTCAGCGACGACGAGAACGCCGAGGAGAAGTTCAAGAAGCTCCAGAAGGCAAAGGAGGTCCTCACCGACGAGGAGAAGCGTCGCATGTACGACCAGCTCGGCCACGACCAGTTCATGCAGGCCGACAAACAGGGCGCCACCGACAGCGGTGGCCGCGGCGGTCGCCAGCGAGCCGGCGGGGATCCGTTCGGCGGCATGGGCGGCATGGGTGACATCTTCGATCAGTTCTTCGGCGGTGGCCGTGGCCAGTCACGCCGAAACCGCCCATCCAAGGGGAAGGATCTCCGTACCTCGGTGACGATCAGCCTCGAAGAAGCCTACGAGGGCGTCACAAAGCAAGTGACTATCAACCGTCCGGAGACCTGTGAAGCCTGTGACGGTCGTGGGCATCCCCCCGACGCCGAACTGCGAACCTGTCCGGAGTGCAACGGGCGTGGGCAGGTCAGACAGGTACAGCAGACCGCGCTCGGCCGGGTCCAGCAGGCTCGCACGTGTCCGCGCTGTGACGGACAGGGCGAGATCCCGGAGGAGGTCTGTTCTGAATGTGGCGGGGACGGCACCGTCCGCAACCGCGCGTCGCTCTCGGTGGATGTCCCGGCCGGCATCAAGAGCGGCCAAACCCTTCGGATGAACGGCGAAGGCGCTCCCGGTGACCGAGGCGCGCCAAACGGTGATCTACTGATCGAGGTCGGCGTCGAGGACCACCCCGATTTCGAGCGGGACGGGGACGACCTCCACATGGAACAGCCGATCTCGTTCCCCCAGGCGGTCTTCGGCGATACCATCCAGATCGAAACCCTGGGTGGTCGCGTCGAGGTCGACGTGCCAAAGGGCACCCAGAGTGGCGAAACCCTGCGGCTCCGGGACGAGGGAATGCCACACCTCCGGGGCCGCGGTCACGGCGACCTGTACGTTCACCTCCAGGTCGTCACGCCCGAGGACCTGACCGAGGAGCAAAAAGCGGCGCTCAAGCAGTTCGCGGAGGCCGGCGGGGAGTCAGTCGAAGTCGGAGAGGGCTTTCTGGAGCGACTTCGCAACTCCCTGTGA
- a CDS encoding GNAT family N-acetyltransferase, giving the protein MHIRDAKNHEEVWLLDQLAEFDFEDPAFRSRDYVIAIDERTGEKTGFGRLRVHRTEDGETCELTCIGVRPDWRGQGIGAHIVERLIEMARDQGFDSVYALTPAPEYLSQFGFEAVDHPLPSILEERLESMRTRHPDAAATHINIDEFSVPRRLKRRYEDGGEDEAVEEQPEDFGVDPETATYKYDVDQ; this is encoded by the coding sequence ATGCACATCCGGGACGCGAAAAACCACGAGGAGGTCTGGCTCCTCGATCAGCTTGCTGAGTTCGACTTCGAGGACCCGGCCTTTCGCTCCCGTGATTATGTCATCGCCATCGACGAACGAACTGGCGAAAAGACCGGATTCGGGCGGCTTCGCGTCCATCGAACCGAAGACGGGGAGACGTGTGAACTCACCTGCATCGGCGTCCGGCCCGACTGGCGGGGCCAGGGTATCGGTGCCCACATCGTCGAACGACTGATCGAGATGGCCCGAGATCAGGGCTTCGATTCGGTGTATGCACTCACCCCGGCCCCCGAGTACCTCTCCCAGTTCGGCTTCGAAGCAGTCGATCACCCGCTCCCATCGATACTCGAGGAACGGCTCGAATCAATGCGCACACGCCATCCAGACGCCGCAGCGACACACATCAACATCGACGAATTTTCGGTCCCCCGACGACTCAAACGCCGGTACGAAGACGGGGGCGAGGACGAAGCGGTCGAAGAGCAGCCCGAAGATTTCGGCGTCGACCCCGAAACGGCGACCTACAAGTACGACGTTGACCAGTAG
- a CDS encoding geranylgeranyl reductase family protein yields the protein MPTESFDVVVVGGGTAGTFAAATVADAGLDVVLLERKPESEAGHIACGDAIKGKSTFPDVIDRDYLKEEAFTNENIQYARFENPQTDEVLEIPFDEPGAVVDRRRYGEVLLEEADRLGVDMRYDTVVQDVRQDGDQVIGVTATKNGTTTEYDASVVIDAAGAMSILQDQADFSETTFDTNVHYRQFCSAYREIIEVEEPVEYEDSIVFMPTEELGYLWYFPRTETTINAGLGFQMNKPPMQLVDVLKQDLSNRSEFENAEVIDKLGAALPTRRPYDSAVAPGYAAVGDAAAHVNPATGGGIPGAAKAGHWAAEAAIEAIEDGDVSESALWEYNQRVMTDFGKRFAAIDLYNIWAGTYSVEELTSIVTALPGQALIDALGTGAAGMSLGLKLETLGRTFGHWRTLYSLYQVHQQAKSLKAVYEDYPDSPADFDRWQSRRDEIYDRVYDITGADSKY from the coding sequence ATGCCCACTGAGTCCTTCGACGTTGTCGTCGTCGGTGGGGGAACGGCCGGTACCTTCGCCGCGGCGACGGTCGCGGATGCGGGCCTCGACGTCGTTCTCCTGGAGCGCAAGCCGGAGTCGGAAGCCGGACATATCGCTTGCGGTGACGCCATCAAGGGCAAATCTACTTTCCCTGATGTCATCGATCGAGACTATCTCAAGGAGGAGGCCTTCACGAACGAGAACATCCAGTATGCCCGGTTCGAGAACCCACAGACCGACGAAGTCCTGGAAATTCCATTCGACGAGCCCGGTGCGGTCGTCGACCGGCGACGCTATGGTGAGGTCCTCCTCGAGGAGGCCGACCGACTGGGCGTCGACATGCGGTATGACACTGTCGTCCAGGACGTGCGACAGGACGGCGATCAGGTCATCGGAGTCACGGCGACGAAAAACGGCACGACGACGGAGTACGACGCCAGCGTTGTTATCGACGCCGCAGGCGCGATGTCGATCCTTCAGGATCAGGCGGACTTTTCCGAGACGACCTTCGACACCAACGTTCACTACCGACAGTTCTGTTCGGCCTACCGGGAGATCATCGAGGTCGAGGAGCCGGTCGAGTACGAGGACTCGATCGTCTTCATGCCGACCGAGGAGCTTGGCTATCTCTGGTATTTCCCCCGGACGGAGACCACGATCAACGCCGGCCTGGGCTTCCAGATGAACAAGCCGCCGATGCAACTGGTCGACGTGCTCAAACAGGACCTTTCGAACCGCTCCGAGTTCGAGAACGCGGAAGTCATCGACAAGCTGGGGGCCGCCCTGCCCACCCGGCGCCCCTACGACTCCGCGGTCGCGCCGGGCTACGCGGCAGTCGGTGACGCTGCGGCCCACGTCAATCCTGCAACTGGTGGTGGCATTCCCGGTGCGGCCAAGGCCGGTCACTGGGCCGCCGAGGCAGCCATCGAGGCGATCGAAGACGGCGACGTGAGCGAATCGGCCCTCTGGGAGTACAACCAGCGAGTGATGACGGACTTCGGCAAGCGGTTTGCCGCGATCGACCTCTACAACATCTGGGCCGGGACGTACTCCGTCGAGGAACTGACAAGCATCGTTACGGCACTCCCCGGCCAGGCGCTCATCGACGCGCTGGGCACCGGCGCGGCCGGCATGTCTCTCGGACTCAAACTGGAAACGCTCGGTCGCACCTTCGGCCACTGGCGAACGCTCTACAGCCTCTATCAGGTGCATCAGCAGGCCAAATCCCTCAAAGCGGTCTACGAGGACTATCCCGATTCGCCCGCGGACTTCGATCGCTGGCAGTCTCGACGCGACGAGATCTACGATCGGGTCTATGACATAACGGGCGCTGATTCGAAGTACTGA
- a CDS encoding aldo/keto reductase yields MPQLGIGTWENTDPEECTNAVKTALEMGYRHVDTAQIYGNEAEVGRGIAAAEVDRESIFLATKVWIDSLDPEAVRATTKESLEKLGVDYVDLLYVHWPADTYDPDETLPAFQELVEAGLTERIGVSNFEPEHLKTASSVLGEDPFANQVEMHPLLPQVELRDAVAEMDTEIVAYSPLARGRVFDVPEITDVADKHEVSEAQVSLAWLREKGVTAIPKATSEDHIADNWASRTLELDAADIEKIDGIDRTDRQVDPDFAPW; encoded by the coding sequence ATGCCCCAACTCGGCATCGGTACCTGGGAGAACACCGACCCTGAAGAGTGTACCAACGCCGTCAAGACGGCCCTGGAAATGGGCTATCGACACGTCGATACCGCCCAGATCTACGGAAACGAGGCGGAGGTCGGGCGCGGCATCGCAGCGGCCGAAGTCGATCGCGAGTCGATCTTCCTGGCGACGAAGGTCTGGATCGACAGCCTCGATCCCGAGGCCGTTCGCGCGACCACCAAGGAGAGTCTCGAAAAGCTCGGGGTCGATTACGTCGACCTGCTCTATGTCCACTGGCCGGCGGACACCTACGATCCGGACGAAACCCTCCCGGCATTCCAGGAGCTGGTCGAGGCCGGACTCACCGAACGCATTGGTGTGAGCAACTTCGAGCCCGAGCATCTGAAGACTGCGAGTTCGGTTCTGGGCGAGGATCCCTTCGCCAACCAGGTCGAGATGCACCCACTGCTCCCCCAGGTCGAACTCCGCGACGCCGTCGCGGAGATGGACACCGAGATCGTCGCCTACTCGCCGCTCGCCAGGGGACGGGTCTTCGACGTCCCGGAGATCACAGACGTGGCGGACAAACACGAGGTGAGCGAGGCCCAGGTCAGCCTGGCCTGGTTACGCGAGAAGGGCGTCACCGCAATTCCCAAGGCCACCTCGGAGGACCACATCGCTGACAACTGGGCGAGTCGCACACTCGAACTCGACGCGGCAGACATCGAGAAAATCGACGGGATCGACCGAACCGACCGCCAGGTCGATCCGGACTTCGCTCCCTGGTAA
- a CDS encoding phosphoadenosine phosphosulfate reductase family protein: protein MRDGFPDYVDVDYTDGEGESPATYPDIEAKIQKGIEVVKQGLSEYENPAVMWTGGKDSTLTLYLVREVARELGYDMPPAVFIDHFQHFDDLLDFVDHWAAVWDLDVIYARNENIGDIVAERDLEPGDEISVSELSEHNQHHVREILEYEDDTFPFLLDTYVGNHLLKTVALNDALEAHDIDGVISGVRWDEQEARAEETFFSPRHDPDIYPPHDRIQPILQFDEADVWEAFWNFVVPETVSAFPEDGYVPQAFDDLPEGVTREDIPVSPKYFEGFRSLGSQVSTEKSDQEPAWLQDLEGTTERAGRAQDKEDLMERLRDLGYM, encoded by the coding sequence ATGCGCGACGGATTTCCCGACTACGTCGACGTAGATTACACCGACGGCGAGGGGGAGAGCCCGGCCACCTACCCCGATATCGAGGCGAAGATCCAGAAGGGGATCGAGGTCGTCAAACAGGGCCTCTCTGAGTACGAGAACCCGGCAGTCATGTGGACCGGCGGGAAAGATTCCACCCTGACTCTCTATCTGGTCCGGGAAGTCGCCCGGGAGCTGGGGTATGACATGCCACCGGCGGTGTTCATCGACCACTTCCAGCACTTCGATGACCTCCTCGACTTCGTGGACCACTGGGCGGCGGTCTGGGATCTCGACGTCATCTACGCCCGGAACGAGAATATCGGTGACATTGTCGCGGAGCGTGACCTGGAGCCGGGCGACGAAATCTCCGTTTCCGAACTCTCCGAACACAATCAGCATCACGTCCGGGAGATCCTGGAGTACGAGGACGACACCTTCCCGTTCCTGCTCGACACGTACGTCGGCAACCACCTTCTCAAGACCGTGGCGCTCAACGACGCGCTCGAAGCGCACGACATCGACGGTGTTATTTCCGGCGTTCGCTGGGACGAGCAGGAGGCCCGTGCCGAGGAGACCTTCTTCAGTCCGCGCCACGATCCGGACATCTACCCGCCGCACGATCGCATCCAACCGATCCTGCAGTTCGACGAGGCTGACGTCTGGGAGGCCTTCTGGAACTTCGTCGTCCCGGAGACCGTCTCCGCCTTCCCCGAGGACGGCTACGTTCCCCAGGCCTTTGATGACCTGCCCGAAGGGGTGACTCGGGAGGATATTCCCGTCTCGCCGAAGTACTTCGAGGGCTTCCGCTCGCTCGGTAGCCAGGTGAGCACCGAGAAGTCCGATCAGGAACCGGCCTGGCTTCAGGACCTCGAAGGAACAACCGAGCGTGCCGGACGGGCCCAGGACAAGGAGGACCTCATGGAACGCCTCCGCGATCTGGGCTACATGTAA
- a CDS encoding PhoU domain-containing protein — translation MERRKVQLTGGSTYTVSIPKGWARDHDITAGEEVAFHPDNGSLLMTPVSSDEPTRGVLDIKDREGDALMRGVMTMYVSGFDEIELTADRISPAQRRVIREATQRLVGLEVLEETADTVVIQDLLDSAELSVHSAVRRMHLIARSMLEDAVTALQEHDLDLAADVVSRDDDVDRLWYVVSRIFRSTLRSPEMAREIGLSRENCFDYHSSARQLERIADHAAKISQVTRELDRSVPAEVTDSLGELCEEATTIIETAFEALFADDAATATELANEARAKVEAIDDRARGIDDQLRELDPARARHLGLIVDSLSRSADYGGNIAETALQKAAPAPDL, via the coding sequence ATGGAACGTCGCAAGGTGCAGCTGACGGGTGGGTCCACATACACGGTGTCGATCCCAAAGGGTTGGGCCCGGGACCACGACATCACGGCCGGCGAGGAAGTGGCCTTCCATCCGGACAACGGCTCGCTTTTGATGACACCGGTCTCCTCCGACGAGCCGACCCGGGGCGTGTTGGATATCAAGGATCGGGAGGGAGACGCGTTGATGCGTGGGGTCATGACGATGTACGTGAGCGGCTTCGACGAGATCGAGTTGACCGCGGATCGGATCTCTCCGGCTCAGCGCCGAGTCATTCGAGAAGCGACCCAGCGACTCGTTGGTCTGGAGGTCCTCGAGGAGACAGCAGACACGGTCGTGATCCAGGATCTCCTCGATTCGGCCGAACTATCCGTTCACAGCGCCGTCAGACGGATGCACCTCATCGCTCGATCGATGCTCGAAGACGCGGTGACGGCGCTGCAGGAACACGACCTGGATCTGGCCGCAGATGTCGTCTCCCGGGATGACGACGTGGACCGGCTCTGGTATGTCGTCTCGCGAATCTTCCGGAGCACCCTCCGATCCCCCGAGATGGCCCGGGAGATCGGCCTCTCACGGGAGAACTGCTTTGATTACCACTCCAGTGCCCGCCAGCTCGAACGGATTGCGGACCACGCTGCCAAGATTAGCCAGGTCACTCGCGAACTCGATCGAAGCGTGCCCGCCGAGGTCACCGACTCACTGGGCGAGTTATGCGAGGAAGCGACCACCATCATCGAAACGGCCTTCGAGGCGCTGTTTGCAGATGATGCTGCTACGGCAACCGAACTCGCAAACGAGGCCCGCGCGAAGGTCGAGGCGATCGACGATCGGGCTCGCGGGATCGACGATCAGTTGCGGGAACTCGATCCGGCACGTGCCCGCCATCTGGGGCTGATCGTCGACTCGCTGTCCCGGAGCGCGGACTACGGTGGGAATATCGCGGAGACGGCCCTCCAGAAGGCCGCTCCGGCCCCCGACCTGTAG
- a CDS encoding DUF5805 domain-containing protein has protein sequence MSDSEQGTDRSAVTTYVPTYQKSEWADHAEELGMTQSEFVRTMVQAGRRGFGDTEPDSTQSSDANPRGNVRETVLQALGSNGQLSWEQLLETVTDDLESQLETALIELQEDGQIGHRPRDGTYTLQDEP, from the coding sequence ATGTCCGACTCCGAGCAAGGCACCGACCGATCGGCCGTCACCACCTACGTTCCGACCTACCAAAAATCAGAGTGGGCCGACCACGCCGAGGAGCTAGGGATGACTCAATCCGAATTCGTCCGAACCATGGTTCAGGCGGGCCGTCGCGGGTTCGGCGATACCGAGCCCGATTCGACCCAATCTTCGGACGCTAACCCCAGGGGTAACGTCCGGGAAACGGTCCTCCAAGCCCTCGGCTCGAACGGCCAACTCTCATGGGAGCAACTTCTCGAAACAGTCACCGACGATCTAGAGTCTCAGCTCGAAACAGCCCTCATCGAGCTCCAGGAGGACGGACAGATCGGCCATCGGCCACGGGACGGAACCTACACCCTTCAGGACGAACCATGA
- a CDS encoding tyrosine-type recombinase/integrase, with translation MSTVEDPIAYFLEDMAYHGRSQRTRDAYERVLRRFEASLDDGSDLGSISHRDCLAWLSELRGGTAESTVASYASYLHRFYAYMNEVGVFDENPMTLVMEELDEQITTDPNRRDISIPEMETFVQSVKHPLDRALIVLLLKSGIRAGEACNLDLRDIHISDAPVPTGPVRPQLDGRPDSLFVSQNPQRGNETNGEQRGSSNKRKRDTVIPIDGELRQVLIDWLAIRPDPRSTAEPLFVSTARNWGQRLTGSDVHHLVTSHTREQGWYKSGAGAGENVTPHYFRHFFTTHLRDRTGDRGIVKYLRGDVATDVIDTYTHNWGDRVREVYERNIYSLVDES, from the coding sequence ATGAGCACTGTCGAGGATCCAATCGCGTACTTCCTCGAGGATATGGCGTACCACGGCCGCTCACAACGGACGCGTGACGCCTATGAGCGGGTGTTACGACGGTTCGAGGCCAGTCTCGATGATGGGTCCGACCTCGGCTCTATCTCCCACAGAGACTGCCTCGCCTGGCTCAGCGAGCTTCGTGGGGGCACAGCCGAGAGTACCGTCGCGAGCTACGCTTCGTATCTCCACCGATTTTATGCCTACATGAACGAGGTCGGGGTCTTCGACGAGAACCCGATGACGCTTGTGATGGAGGAACTCGACGAGCAGATCACCACCGATCCGAATCGTCGAGACATCTCTATCCCGGAGATGGAAACGTTCGTCCAGTCGGTCAAACATCCACTCGATCGAGCCCTCATCGTGTTACTCCTCAAATCCGGTATTCGGGCCGGAGAAGCCTGTAACCTCGACCTCAGGGATATCCACATCTCCGATGCCCCAGTTCCAACAGGTCCGGTTCGTCCACAGTTAGACGGCCGCCCGGATTCGCTTTTCGTCTCCCAGAACCCCCAGCGGGGAAACGAGACGAACGGCGAGCAACGAGGATCATCAAACAAGCGAAAACGGGACACCGTCATCCCAATTGACGGCGAGCTTCGCCAGGTACTGATCGATTGGCTGGCCATCCGTCCAGATCCCCGGTCAACTGCTGAACCGCTCTTCGTGAGCACTGCGCGAAATTGGGGTCAGCGGCTCACCGGAAGCGACGTGCATCACCTCGTTACCAGCCACACCAGGGAGCAAGGCTGGTACAAATCGGGAGCAGGCGCGGGGGAAAACGTCACCCCCCACTACTTCCGACACTTCTTCACGACACACCTCAGGGACCGCACTGGTGATCGTGGAATCGTCAAATATCTCCGCGGAGACGTCGCGACGGACGTGATCGACACGTATACGCACAACTGGGGCGACCGCGTCCGAGAGGTCTACGAGCGAAATATCTACTCGTTGGTCGACGAATCGTGA